A stretch of Tigriopus californicus strain San Diego chromosome 11, Tcal_SD_v2.1, whole genome shotgun sequence DNA encodes these proteins:
- the LOC131890984 gene encoding dual specificity protein phosphatase MPK-4-like has protein sequence MCDAHPVDQIAENLFLGDKKAATDLELIGRLKLTHIVTAELIPLPHSVSSTFPHLAILHVAFPDVPEADLLTHLEQTTHFIREGVEYGAVLVHCYHGVSRSAAIVAAFLMRTRHWTLDKALALIRRARPAIGPNDGFLRQLALYKRMQCRLDVHDKAYKLYKLQCVSNQVKTTKILPHEFYQPSGVVETAHGPSSTTATSGSPMTYHTRFKCKKCRQTLGSQINVLPHERGQTLDWNTLGLQDESELRECQQGVFFEPLMWMGKIFSTTLSEKLHCNKCLYKLGSYSWVGTVQCACGGGTTPGFLLNLNRVDRCTMLKVVEADL, from the coding sequence ATGTGCGATGCCCATCCCGTTGATCAGATCGCCGAGAATCTGTTCTTGGGGGACAAGAAGGCCGCCACGGATTTGGAACTCATTGGACGACTGAAATTGACGCACATTGTCACGGCTGAGCTGATTCCATTGCCACACTCCGTCTCATCCACCTTTCCGCATTTAGCTATCCTCCACGTGGCTTTTCCGGATGTGCCAGAGGCGGATCTTTTGACGCATTTGGAACAAACCACCCATTTCATTCGTGAAGGGGTGGAATACGGGGCGGTTTTGGTCCATTGCTATCACGGAGTCTCGAGGAGTGCTGCCATAGTAGCTGCCTTTCTTATGCGAACCCGCCATTGGACGTTGGACAAGGCTTTAGCTTTGATTCGCCGAGCTCGACCCGCCATTGGACCCAATGACGGGTTTCTACGGCAATTGGCGCTCTACAAACGGATGCAATGCCGTTTGGATGTCCATGACAAGGCCTACAAGTTGTACAAGCTCCAATGTGTCTCTAACCAGGTGAAAACGACCAAGATTCTACCTCATGAATTCTATCAGCCCTCGGGTGTGGTTGAAACTGCCCATGGGCCCTCCTCCACCACTGCCACTTCAGGTAGCCCCATGACTTATCACACCCGATTCAAGTGCAAGAAGTGTCGACAGACTTTGGGATCTCAAATCAACGTATTGCCGCACGAAAGAGGACAAACCTTGGATTGGAACACCCTTGGCCTTCAAGATGAGAGCGAGTTGCGAGAGTGTCAGCAAGGAGTCTTCTTTGAGCCTTTGATGTGGATGGGCAAGATATTTTCCACCACGCTCTCGGAAAAACTGCATTGCAACAAGTGCCTTTACAAATTGGGCTCTTATTCCTGGGTGGGGACAGTTCAATGTGCCTGTGGGGGTGGAACCACGCCCGGTTTCCTCCTCAACCTCAACCGAGTTGATCGGTGCACCATGTTGAAAGTGGTTGAAGCCGATCTTTGA
- the LOC131890983 gene encoding tubulin-specific chaperone D-like, whose amino-acid sequence MSGSTASAEATPPGPVPDDLYTNAVGLGCALEAFQEARQVQAWIEVLAQGAERGLPAQWEWTYQHFTIVLDYYQEQPHLLDPHLPHFLRQLLAIMRANADRPEILHQAAAFTGHLVKVRQAKVAVRHFPHEVADVEPVLALLSQELRAVEPHWETVNVLLLWMSMLILIPFDMSRFDSGQQALTLKRRIYQATRQCLRVANRAQDGAAMLASKFLTRPEIVVELLPEFFDWALTLARDAQAVNTAKMGALKALAAVYKQGKRHDLLAFTPRLLKAILALDLKHNLSAWLRKLNLKVIQRFGLIFLKARVAAWRYQRGNRSLAFNLQPDQSGMLTGQKENLELHPDDGGEDDYDIPDEIEDVIEELLIGLRDKDTVIRWSAAKGIGRITNRLPQELADDVVGSLLKLFSLRESDGAWHGGCLALAELGRRGLLLPQRLKEVVRVVLKALVYDEKKGSFSVGSHIRDAACYVCWAFARAFDPEVLRPFVDQIASALLTVTIFDREVNCRRAASAAFQENVGRQGTFPHGIEILTQADYYAVGSRSHTYLELSVFVAKLGNYLPALVDHLIEKKINHWDSAIRELAAESLHNLTPINPDMMKKEVMSKLLKEAKGSDLFAKHGSIVAIGSVCFALAKDAQTKGQTLQDVLEPGTISDIKSVGSALVEKLSLRMTGGDMLRQAVTSYISNCSKAKFPVHQDQTVELWHAILTENLSNSDPMIQDQARAAVPNFLSEYLKDVKSGELLLDKRDAILDEYLHELDSSELHRRGFAMALGAFPGFALSGRVGDVLKKLIKCTEITPSTEKWAEGRRDSILALTSIAQTVGFSRDTDGDKLVPSTVVRLYQCLLGGFNDYTLDRRGDVGAWVREAAMSSLCSLTLDLVDLEADLVPEICIRDLMPRLAQQAMEKIDRTRGLATKLFASLLYHDKQVPGIPRAKEVKALFPDQLDMVTFQWTVESETFPVFTKLIHFDEYLEKVLVGLVVSVGGLTERLVKHSSAALFKELDTMDGTALNRFAQATLTVLRDNHKVDRVTIPVLKFLDQLLTTSHFEAILEDETHTFSFELLTLVKNEISKSGDPQKLMLSCDVICALLQSHDELTVKKSLVQLAIFLCHKFPRIRKVTANKLFEALLTFADRTIVPEENLDEVNTLLSDTDWDQSIDNLRPIRNKL is encoded by the exons ATGAGCGGGTCGACCGCATCAGCGGAGGCCACGCCTCCAGGGCCCGTACCGGACGATTTATACACGAATGCGGTGGGTTTAGGGTGCGCGCTCGAGGCTTTTCAAGAAGCCCGGCAAGTGCAAGCTTGGATTGAGGTGTTGGCCCAAGGGGCGGAGCGGGGCTTACCCGCCCAGTGGGAATGGACCTACCAGCACTTCACCATCGTGCTGGACTATTACCAAGAACAACCCCATTTGCTCGACCCGCATTTGCCCCATTTTCTCAGGCAGCTCTTGGCCATCATGCGGGCCAATGCCGACCGGCCCGAGATCTTGCACCAAGCCGCCGCATTCACGGGCCACCTGGTCAAAGTCCGGCAGGCCAAAGTGGCCGTGCGGCACTTTCCCCATGAAGTGGCCGATGTCGAGCCCGTGTTAGCCCTCTTAAGCCAAGAACTACGGGCCGTGGAGCCGCATTGGGAAACTGTGAATGTGCTCTTACTTTGGATGTCCATGCTGATCTTGATTCCTTTCGACATGAGCCGCTTTGACAGCGGGCAACAGGCCCTGACCTTGAAAAGACGCATTTACCAAGCCACCCGCCAATGTCTGCGGGTGGCCAATCGGGCCCAAGATGGGGCGGCCATGTTGGCCTCCAAGTTCTTGACTCGCCCCGAAATTGTGGTCGAGCTCTTGCCCGAATTTTTCGACTGGGCCCTCACTCTGGCCCGTGACGCGCAGGCGGTCAACACGGCCAAAATGGGGGCACTCAAGGCCTTGGCGGCCGTGTACAAGCAAGGCAAACGCCACGATCTGCTGGCCTTCACGCCCCGCCTGCTGAAAGCCATACTGGCCTTGGACCTGAAGCACAATTTGAGTGCTTGGCTGCGCAAATTGAATCTCAAGGTCATCCAACGCTTTGGGTTGATCTTTTTGAAAGCCCGTGTGGCTGCCTGGCGGTATCAACGGGGCAATCGGTCCTTGGCCTTCAACCTGCAACCCGATCAGAGTGGTATGTTGACGGGTCAGAAAGAGAATCTGGAACTCCATCCGGATGACGGGGGGGAGGATGACTATGACATCCCGGATGAGATTGAGGACGTCATTGAAGAGCTCCTGATAGGACTCCGGGACAAGGACACGGTCATTCGATGGTCGGCCGCTAAAG GCATTGGTCGAATCACCAATCGTTTACCCCAGGAATTGGCCGATGACGTGGTCGGGTCTTTGCTGAAGCTGTTCTCCCTCCGAGAATCCGACGGAGCTTGGCACGGAGGATGTCTGGCCTTGGCCGAACTCGGTCGCCGCGGCCTTTTGTTGCCTCAGCGACTCAAAGAAGTGGTCCGTGTTGTGCTAAAGGCCTTGGTCTACGACGAGAAGAAGGGCAGTTTCTCGGTGGGCTCACACATCCGAGATGCGGCCTGCTACGTTTGTTGGGCCTTTGCCCGAGCTTTTGACCCCGAAGTGCTTCGACCATTCGTGGATCAAATCGCGAGTGCTCTGCTGACCGTGACCATCTTTGACCGTGAAGTTAATTGTCGTCGAGCCGCATCTGCCGCATTTCAGGAGAACGTTGGTCGACAAGGCACCTTTCCCCACGGGATTGAGATCTTGACGCAGGCCGATTATTACGCTGTGGGCAGTCGAAGCCACACCTACTTGGAATTGAGTGTATTTGTGGCTAAGTTGGGCAATTATCTCCCGGCTTTGGTGGACCACTTGATCGAGAAGAAAATCAATCACTGGGACTCGGCCATCCGCGAATTAGCCGCAGAGTCCCTGCATAATCTGACGCCGATCAATCCAGACATGATGAAGAAGGAGGTGATGTCCAAGCTTCTGAAAGAGGCCAAAGGTTCGGACCTTTTCGCCAAGCATGGAAGCATTGTGGCCATTGGATCCGTTTGCTTTGCCCTGGCCAAGGATGCTCAGACGAAAGGCCAAACCTTACAAGATGTTCTGG AACCGGGCACCATCTCGGATATCAAGTCCGTGGGAAGTGCATTAGTGGAAAAGCTCTCCTTGCGAATGACCGGTGGCGACATGTTACGCCAAGCAGTGACCAGTTACATTAGTAATTGCTCCAAGGCCAAATTTCCCGTCCACCAAGACCAAACTGTTGAGCTTTGGCATGCCATTCTGA CCGAGAACTTATCCAACTCCGACCCCATGATCCAGGATCAAGCCCGAGCCGCTGTTCCCAATTTCTTGTCCGAGTATCTCAAGGATGTGAAGTCCGGAGAGCTTCTGCTAGATAAACGTGATGCCATCCTGGACGAGTATTTGCACGAGCTCGACTCGAGCGAATTGCATCGCCGAGGTTTTGCTATGGCTTTGGGGGCGTTCCCGGGCTTCGCTTTGAGTGGTCGGGTCGGGGATGTTTTGAAGAAGTTGATCAAATGCACCGAGATCACGCCCAGTACAGAGAAATGGGCGGAAGGTCGACGTGATTCGATTCTCGCTCTCACTTCGATTGCACAGACCGTTGGGTTCTCAAGAGACACTG ATGGTGACAAACTCGTTCCATCGACCGTGGTTCGTTTGTACCAGTGTCTCTTGGGTGGCTTCAACGATTACACCCTTGACCGTCGAGGTGATGTGGGTGCTTGGGTCCGAGAAGCGGCCATGTCGTCCCTCTGTTCCCTGACTTTGGACTTGGTAGATCTTGAGGCCGATTTGGTTCCCGAAATCTGCATCCGAGACCTGATGCCCCGCCTCGCTCAGCAAGCTATGGAAAAAATCGATCGGACCCGGGGTCTGGCCACCAAACTCTTCGCCAGCTTGTTGTACCACGATAAGCAAGTGCCTGGAATCCCTCGGGCAAAGGAAGTCAAGGCCCTGTTTCCGGATCAATTGGACATGGTTACCTTTCAATGGACAGTGGAATCGGAGACGTTTCCGGTGTTCACGAAGCTCATTCATTTCGACGAGTACCTTGAAAAGGTCCTGGTTGGGTTAGTGGTCAGTGTGGGTGGTCTCACTGAGAGACTTGTGAAACATTCGAGTGCAGCCTTATTCAAGGAACTGGACACCATGGACGGAACGGCTCTGAATCGATTTGCTCAGGCCACTTTAACCGTTCTGAGGGACAACCACAAGGTTGACCGAGTCACCATTCCAGTGTTGAAGTTTCTGGACCAACTTCTCACCACAAGTCACTTCGAAGCGATTCTCGAAGATGAAACGCACACGTTCTCTTTCGAGTTGCTGACCCTGGTCAAGAACGAAATATCTAAATCTGGTGATCCGCAGAAACTTATGCTTAGCTGTGATGTGATTTGTGCCTTACTCCAATCCCACGACGAACTCACGGTCAAGAAAAGCTTGGTccaattggccattttcttgtGCCACAAGTTCCCGAGGATTCGGAAAGTTACGGCTAATAAACTGTTTGAAGCTCTATTGACCTTTGCCGACCGCACAATTGTTCCCGAGGAGAACTTGGATGAGGTCAACACGCTTTTGAGCGACACGGATTGGGATCAAAGCATCGATAACCTCCGTCCCATCCGAAATAAGTTGTGA
- the LOC131890985 gene encoding microcephalin-like, with translation MHLTPANINARLDLETEVTFRPHAGISVTDLSTDSAQALIAQWEDRGAGPERPTPGVASTQILASVVACVQVRSRHENRSKFVEEELARLGALITGNLTKKTTHLIFKDGSLSTYNKAKRQGCFIVSVRWVLTSRDLGYRADESQFPSVSCSQYDSPGLFPKLRKLKSMQPKSDDEMRQWIEARSRRRAKGREPSFIGPPEASPLFRPGPPLQWVPPIERSQDKDDILNILDELRSPMLWTSPKPATPRAAGTPLGSPCSSEDFDTPLARRLVKKYFRTPVPDPPGTPLSRSNSNGASTPGLRSPLTRPNGTEPEPQNDPGHSSPEPESASEPASSPFFAKAKGLSSSCDRNIDPPRRNLAADGWLAEEKMGKQCREASLWQNREEKKALITPNKPIQPVIKKNLKFKKRHQLFSQNDLLSETPDLVQTDVLKPIVENVHTQVAVKTVPKTKSKTKIIKDRSRIVMAQPPRRTQIKEPTKHIRKEKKVKCPNVTSSTASSSSSFPTQARRIQPSRRSSVEFMTPKVKKCPKRPLWSEIVCTACSEEELTVTRQVLNTLGKFKLASKVTPSTSHVIVGGDQGRWRTINWLKGVLQGCWIVSIQWVRDCLEHAYHVDEEPYERVDLSTAVQRCRLDRTSFGQDVYKSDLFASVGPVYIRASRTHQVSRTELKELVQLGGGQVVKRAREAHVIIGESEKTVDIGGGKTHLLESWILDSIQHHEIQPVSDYLLQSA, from the exons ATGCATTTGACCCCGGCCAATATCAACGCGCGTTTGGACCTCGAAACCGAAGTGACTTTCCGGCCCCATGCGGGCATCAGTGTGACCGACTTGAGCACGGATTCGGCCCAGGCGTTGATCGCCCAGTGGGAAGACCGTGGGGCCGGGCCCGAGCGGCCAACTCCGGGCGTGGCCTCCACCCAGATCTTGGCATCGGTGGTGGCTTGCGTTCAAGTCCGATCCCGACACGAGAATCGGTCAAAGTTCGTGGAAGAGGAATTGGCGCGATTGGGCGCGCTCATCACCGGCAATCTGACCAAGAAGACCACGCATCTCATTTTCAAGGACGGCAGTTTGTCCACGTATAACAAGGCCAAACGGCAAGGCTGCTTTATCGTGTCAGTCCGGTGGGTTTTGACCAGTCGTGATTTGGGATACCGGGCCGATGAAAGCCAGTTTCCTAGTGTGTCGTGTTCCCAGTATGATTCGCCCGGGTTGTTCCCCAAACTGCGCAAACTCAAGTCCATGCAGCCCAAAAGTGACGATGAAATGCGGCAATGGATCGAGGCCCGCTCGCGTCGACGGGCCAAAGGTCGCGAACCCTCCTTCATAGGTCCGCCCGAGGCGTCGCCGCTTTTCCGACCCGGGCCTCCACTCCAGTGGGTGCCGCCCATTGAGCGGAGTCAagataaagatgacattttaaatattttggacGAACTTCGCTCGCCCATGCTTTGGACCTCGCCTAAGCCAGCCACGCCCCGCGCGGCAGGTACGCCCTTGGGCAGTCCATGTTCCAGCGAAGACTTTGATACGCCTTTAGCTCGTCGATTAGTTAAGAAATACTTCCGCACGCCCGTGCCTGACCCTCCGGGCACCCCATTGAGTCGATCGAATTCGAATGGCGCGAGCACGCCCGGCCTCCGATCCCCTTTGACCCGCCCCAACGGCACGGAACCCGAACCTCAGAATGACCCGGGACATTCAAGTCCGGAACCCGAATCCGCATCGGAACCGGCTAGTTCACCGTTCTTCGCCAAAGCTAAGGGCCTGTCGAGTTCGTGTGATAGAAATATTGATCCGCCCAGACGGAATTTAGCGGCAGATGGTTGGCTGGCCGAGGAAAAGATGGGTAAACAATGTCGAGAAGCCAGTCTTTGGCAG AACCGTGAAGAGAAGAAGGCTCTTATAACACCCAACAAACCAATCCAACCcgtcattaaaaaaaatctcaagttCAAAAAACGCCACCAGTTGTTCTCCCAAAATGATTTACTCTCGGAAACTCCAGATTTAGTCCAAACGGACGTGCTCAAACCCATCGTTGAAAATGTTCATACTCAAGTAGCTGTCAAAACCGTACCCAAAACCAAGTCCAAGACCAAAATCATCAAGGATCGTAGCCGCATTGTCATGGCTCAACCCCCTCGGAGAACTCAAATCAAAGAACCGACCAAGCATAttcgaaaagaaaagaaggtcAAGTGTCCAAATGTGACCTCCTCCACAGCTTCCTCTTCGTCATCTTTTCCCACGCAAGCGCGAAGAATCCAACCCTCTCGTCGAAGTTCTGTCGAATTCATGACACCTAAAGTCAAGAAATGCCCAAAGCGACCTCTTTGGTCCGAAATTGTTTGCACGGCTTGTTCCGAAGAGGAATTGACGGTGACTCGTCAAGTGTTGAATACACTTGGCAAGTTCAAGTTAGCCTCCAAAGTGACACCCTCAACCAGCCACGTGATTGTAGGCGGGGATCAGGGTAGGTGGAGAACTATCAACTGGTTGAAAGGCGTCCTTCAGGGTTGCTGGATTGTCTCCATCCAGTGGGTGCGGGATTGTCTAGAGCATGCTTATCACGTGGACGAAGAACCTTATGAACGCGTGGACTTGTCTACAGCTGTGCAACGGTGTCGTTTGGATCGAACATCGTTCGGTCAGGATGTTTACAAATCCGATTTGTTTGCCTCCGTTGGACCTGTTTATATCAGAGCATCCCGCACGCATCAAGTGTCTCGGACAGAATTGAAAGAACTGGTGCAATTGGGAGGAGGTCAAGTGGTAAAACGAGCCCGAGAAGCTCATGTGATTATAGGTGAAAGTGAAAAGACTGTCGACATTGGGGGTGGCAAGACCCATTTGCTGGAATCCTGGATCTTGGACTCGATTCAGCATCATGAAATTCAACCCGTATCAGATTATCTGCTACAATCAGCTTAA
- the LOC131890987 gene encoding tRNA (guanine(10)-N2)-methyltransferase homolog isoform X1, whose protein sequence is MGERAGLRHGEENRLVPPSRISPPHTNSIFCRCLVKVMASNGSRYLFWCSNELTQFRIPEFHALSELFQINLKWVDQNEKMPWIILDLESESQARQILSRSLSVKYCIHLWGSGDGVPKMHEAVKAFPSEFKEPYFLESLSFKVYVEAFMKKLTMAQRVERIETFDYLPIKGPIRMKDPDVIFSYFEYYGDDQNRLDEHPRQAFFGRFIGDGQRHLMSKLSIKTRKFIGNTTMDPLLSLFMANLSLVRPNDLVLDPFVGTGSIPVAAAQFGAFILGSDIDFLVIHAKTRPSRWKQKIRAQDESMKANFQQYGLAAKYLDVVVADSSRPIWARKSILNAIVTDPPYGIRETILKVGTEKKDLVIPEEFLETHYPQKVEYGISDVFYDLLNFGAESLCERGRLAFWLPVNREEYSEERLPRHPNLVLKFNVEQVLSCHTSRRLLVMEKVTTKEGGRAVPQEAIPDFRDSIQSAYALDKKDRKERIKKFGHLNLNGKCSDTNKTADL, encoded by the exons ATGGGCGAAAGAGCTGGACTGAGGCATGGTGAGGAAAACCGATTAGTGCcaccctctcgaatttctccTCCCCATACCAACAGCATTTTTTGTCGATGTCTAGTGAAAG TTATGGCTTCAAATGGCAGCCGCTATCTTTTTTGGTGCTCCAATGAGTTGACCCAGTTCCGGATTCCAGAGTTTCACGCTCTCTCAGAGctgttccagatcaacctcaAGTGGgtggatcaaaatgaaaaaatgcccTGGATCATCTTAGACCTGGAAAGTGAGTCTCAAGCTCGCCAAATCTTGAGCCGCAGTTTGTCCGTGAAGTATTGCATACACTTATGGGGCTCGGGAGATGGcgtgccaaaaatgcatgaagCGGTCAAAGCGTTTCCCTCCGAGTTCAAAGAGCCTTATTTCCTGGAATCCTTGTCTTTTAAAGTCTACGTGGAGGCCTTCATGAAGAAATTGACCATGGCTCAAAGGGTGGAGCGAATAGAAACTTTTGACTATCTACCAATCAAAGGACCAATCCGAATGAAGGACCCAGATGTGATTTTTTCTTACTTCGAGTACTATGGCGATGACCAAAACAGATTGGACGAGCATCCTCGTCAAGCGTTTTTTGGTCGCTTCATTGGTGACGGTCAACGTCATCTCATGTCCAAGTTGTCCATTAAGACTCGAAAATTTATCGGAAACACCACCATGGATCCTCTTCTCTCCTTGTTCATGGCCAATTTATCCCTAGTGCGACCCAATGACCTGGTCTTGGATCCTTTTGTGGGGACGGGTTCGATCCCCGTTGCAGCCGCTCAATTTGGCGCTTTCATCCTCGGTTCTGACATTGACTTTCTCGTTATTCACGCCAAAACCCGACCTTCCCGATGGAAGCAAAAGATCAGGGCTCAAGATGAGAGTATGAAGGCCAATTTCCAGCAATATGGATTGGCTGCCAAGTACTTGGATGTCGTTGTGGCGGACTCGAGTCGACCCATTTGGGCCCGGAAATCGATTTTGAACGCCATTGTAACAGATCCACCGTACGGAATACGtgaaaccattttgaaagtgGGCACAGAGAAAAAAGATCTGGTGATCCCAGAGGAGTTCTTGGAAACGCATTACCCACAGAAAGTTGAATATGGGATCAGTGACGTGTTCTAtgatttgctcaattttggcGCAGAATCGTTGTGCGAAAGAGGCCGATTGGCGTTCTGGCTTCCGGTGAACCGAGAAGAATATTCGGAAGAACGATTACCTCGTCATCCGAATCTTGTGCTGAAGTTCAATGTGGAACAAGTGTTGAGTTGTCATACGAGCAGACGGCTCTTAGTTATGGAGAAG GTCACGACGAAGGAAGGAGGCAGAGCTGTTCCACAAGAAGCTATTCCGGATTTTCGGGACAGCATTCAATCTGCTTATGCTCTGGACAAGAAAGATCGTAAGGAACGCATCAAGAAATTTGGCCATCTCAACCTGAACGGAAAGTGCTCGGACACAAATAAAACAGCGGACTTGTAG
- the LOC131890987 gene encoding uncharacterized protein F13E9.13, mitochondrial-like isoform X3 → MSLWPRVRGHIWGMVHVGALPGTPLNAGQWRARLDQALSESRIYAQHGLDGIILENMHDLPYVQPQAMGPEITAHMAVIAHEVRAITPSHMSVGIQILAGANREAMAVAQSAQLQFIRAEGFVFGHLGDEGWLESCAGQLLRYRRHIGAQDVAVFCDIKKKHSAHAVTQDVSIEETAQAAQFFLADGLIVTGASTGSPADPRELARVQQATPKMPVMVGSGVDLGNVEKYMSAQALIVGSHFKEGGHWAHKLDQKRIEAFMAKLWLQMAAAIFFGAPMS, encoded by the exons ATGTCGCTCTGGCCTCGAGTGCGAGGTCACATTTGGGGCATGGTCCATGTCGGAGCTTTGCCCGGCACGCCTTTAAATGCTGGGCAATGGCGAGCCCGGCTGGACCAAGCCCTAAGCGAATCCCGGATCTACGCTCAACACGGCTTGGACGGGATCATTCTGGAGAATATGCACGATCTGCCCTATGTTCAGCCTCAGG CCATGGGCCCAGAAATCACGGCTCATATGGCCGTGATTGCCCACGAGGTTCGGGCCATCACCCCCTCACACATGTCGGTGGGCATTCAGATCTTGGCGGGGGCCAATCGTGAAGCCATGGCTGTGGCGCAAAGTGCgcaactccaattcattcGGGCCGAGGGATTTGTGTTTGGTCACTTGGGAGATGAAGGCTGGTTGGAGTCCTGCGCCGGTCAGCTCCTGCGCTACCGTCGACATATTGGAGCCCAGGACGTGGCTGTTTTCTGTGACATTAAAAAGAAGCACTCAGCACACGCTGTCACCCAAGACGTCAGCATTGAAGAGACTGCGCAAGCGGCGCAGTTCTTCTTAGCCGACGGCCTGATTGTGACGGGCGCTAGCACGGGCTCGCCGGCTGACCCGCGTGAGCTGGCTCGTGTACAACAGGCTACACCCAAAATGCCAGTTATGGTGGGTTCGGGCGTGGATTTGGGGAACGTCGAGAAATATATGAGCGCTCAGGCCCTGATTGTCGGTTCCCATTTTAAAGAAGGGGGTCATTGGGCCCACAAGTTGGACCAGAAAAGAATCGAGGCATTTATGGCCAAG TTATGGCTTCAAATGGCAGCCGCTATCTTTTTTGGTGCTCCAATGAGTTGA
- the LOC131890987 gene encoding tRNA (guanine(10)-N2)-methyltransferase homolog isoform X2 — MASNGSRYLFWCSNELTQFRIPEFHALSELFQINLKWVDQNEKMPWIILDLESESQARQILSRSLSVKYCIHLWGSGDGVPKMHEAVKAFPSEFKEPYFLESLSFKVYVEAFMKKLTMAQRVERIETFDYLPIKGPIRMKDPDVIFSYFEYYGDDQNRLDEHPRQAFFGRFIGDGQRHLMSKLSIKTRKFIGNTTMDPLLSLFMANLSLVRPNDLVLDPFVGTGSIPVAAAQFGAFILGSDIDFLVIHAKTRPSRWKQKIRAQDESMKANFQQYGLAAKYLDVVVADSSRPIWARKSILNAIVTDPPYGIRETILKVGTEKKDLVIPEEFLETHYPQKVEYGISDVFYDLLNFGAESLCERGRLAFWLPVNREEYSEERLPRHPNLVLKFNVEQVLSCHTSRRLLVMEKVTTKEGGRAVPQEAIPDFRDSIQSAYALDKKDRKERIKKFGHLNLNGKCSDTNKTADL; from the exons ATGGCTTCAAATGGCAGCCGCTATCTTTTTTGGTGCTCCAATGAGTTGACCCAGTTCCGGATTCCAGAGTTTCACGCTCTCTCAGAGctgttccagatcaacctcaAGTGGgtggatcaaaatgaaaaaatgcccTGGATCATCTTAGACCTGGAAAGTGAGTCTCAAGCTCGCCAAATCTTGAGCCGCAGTTTGTCCGTGAAGTATTGCATACACTTATGGGGCTCGGGAGATGGcgtgccaaaaatgcatgaagCGGTCAAAGCGTTTCCCTCCGAGTTCAAAGAGCCTTATTTCCTGGAATCCTTGTCTTTTAAAGTCTACGTGGAGGCCTTCATGAAGAAATTGACCATGGCTCAAAGGGTGGAGCGAATAGAAACTTTTGACTATCTACCAATCAAAGGACCAATCCGAATGAAGGACCCAGATGTGATTTTTTCTTACTTCGAGTACTATGGCGATGACCAAAACAGATTGGACGAGCATCCTCGTCAAGCGTTTTTTGGTCGCTTCATTGGTGACGGTCAACGTCATCTCATGTCCAAGTTGTCCATTAAGACTCGAAAATTTATCGGAAACACCACCATGGATCCTCTTCTCTCCTTGTTCATGGCCAATTTATCCCTAGTGCGACCCAATGACCTGGTCTTGGATCCTTTTGTGGGGACGGGTTCGATCCCCGTTGCAGCCGCTCAATTTGGCGCTTTCATCCTCGGTTCTGACATTGACTTTCTCGTTATTCACGCCAAAACCCGACCTTCCCGATGGAAGCAAAAGATCAGGGCTCAAGATGAGAGTATGAAGGCCAATTTCCAGCAATATGGATTGGCTGCCAAGTACTTGGATGTCGTTGTGGCGGACTCGAGTCGACCCATTTGGGCCCGGAAATCGATTTTGAACGCCATTGTAACAGATCCACCGTACGGAATACGtgaaaccattttgaaagtgGGCACAGAGAAAAAAGATCTGGTGATCCCAGAGGAGTTCTTGGAAACGCATTACCCACAGAAAGTTGAATATGGGATCAGTGACGTGTTCTAtgatttgctcaattttggcGCAGAATCGTTGTGCGAAAGAGGCCGATTGGCGTTCTGGCTTCCGGTGAACCGAGAAGAATATTCGGAAGAACGATTACCTCGTCATCCGAATCTTGTGCTGAAGTTCAATGTGGAACAAGTGTTGAGTTGTCATACGAGCAGACGGCTCTTAGTTATGGAGAAG GTCACGACGAAGGAAGGAGGCAGAGCTGTTCCACAAGAAGCTATTCCGGATTTTCGGGACAGCATTCAATCTGCTTATGCTCTGGACAAGAAAGATCGTAAGGAACGCATCAAGAAATTTGGCCATCTCAACCTGAACGGAAAGTGCTCGGACACAAATAAAACAGCGGACTTGTAG